The following is a genomic window from Crossiella equi.
TGGGCCCGACCCGCCACATCACCAAACCGGTGCTGCGCCAACACGAAACCGCCATCCGCCAGGTGGAAGCGCTGGGCCACAAGGCCTCCGACGTCCGCCACATCCTGCTGACCCACCTGGACTTCGACCACGCGGGCGGCCTGGCGGACTTCCCGGACGCGGAAATCCACACCACGGCAACGGAATGGCAGGCGGCGAGCAACCCGCGTACGGCGGCCGAACGAAGCCGCTACCACCAGTCCCACTGGTCCCACACCACCAACATCACCACCCACACCCCCACCGGCGAACCCTGGTTCGGCTTCCCGGCGGCCAAACCCCTGGACCACCTGGCCCCGGGCCTGGTGATGATCCCGCTCCCGGGACACACCCGGGGCCACACGGGCTACGCGATCAACCAGGACGACACCTGGCTCTTCCACACCGGTGACGCCTTCTACGACCACCGAGCCCTCACCCGCACCACCTGGCAGGGCCGCCTCTCCCGCACCGTGGAGAACCTGCTGGCCGCGGACCGCACCCTCATGCGGGCCAACCGCGCCCGGCTGGCCGAGCTCCGGGACAACCCGGCCATCCGCATGTTCAGCGCCCACGACCCGCTGATGCTGACCAACGCCAGGGGAGCCGCTGCCAGCTCATAGGTCCACCGGGGCAGTGCCGGTTCAGGACCCTCGTGGATGATTCGAACCGGTGGTCAGATCGGCTCCGCTGGCGGAGCCGCGCTGGAGGGGGTTCTGGATGGGGCCAGCTGAGAAGATCAAGCCTTTCCTGCGAGGAAAGGATCGCTCGGTCGTCGATCTCTTCGTCGCCTCGTGCGTCGAGCGGAGGGTTCAGTTCTTCACCGCGTTCCACGCCGATGACGTGACTCGCTCATCGGATGTGGATTTCGTGATCGCGCTGCTCGACGACCTGTGGAACCTCGACATTCCACAGGTGGTGTTCGCGAACAACGCTCGAAGGATCGCCGGGTTCCCGGAATTCGACGACCGCGATCCGGATGACGTGCTGGTCGACCGCGCCGAGGTGCACGGCTTCTACGCGTTGCTGGCCCTGCGCTATGCCGCCGAGTACCGCGCTGGAGGCGGTATCGGGTCAGTGCTGGACTGTGCCCACGTATGCCTGACGTCGGCTTACCAGCTGGATCAACCTCCTCTGGAGGGGCTCTACTACGACATCGAGCTGAGAGAGGAACAGGACTGCCTCCAGCGCCCGTGGACGCGCGGTGCCATCGGCACTGCGGCTCTGCTGGAATTCCGGGAGGACTGCGCCAGGCTCGGCAAGAAGTTCCTGGATTCGGTTCTCGAGCGTTAGCGGCAGGTCGGTCGGGGCCGCTGTCGTGGCCGTCGCCGCGCGTGGCGCACAATCACCCCGGCAGTCAGCAGCGAGGACGGAGCACAGGTGCGTCGGGTGATCGAGATCGTGGGCATCGGGGCGGGTGACCCCGGGCACGTCACGGTGGAGGCCGTCGAGGCGCTGCGGCGCATGGACGTCGTCTTCTTCCTCGACAAGGCGGGCCAGGCGCGCGAGCTGTCCGACCTCCGCCAGCTCATCCTCGACACCCACGTCCCCGGCGGCGGCTACCGGGTGGTCCGCGCCGAGGACCCGCAGCGCGACCGCGCCACGCCCGCCTACGCCCAGGCCGTGGACGACTGGCGGGCGCGGCGGGCCGAGGTGTGCGAGCGGATGATCCTGGAACACCTCGGTGACGGGGAGACCGGCGCCTTCCTGGTCTGGGGCGACCCTTCGCTCTACGACAGCATCATCGCCGTGGTCGACGACGTGCTCGGCCGCGGCAACGCCGACTTCGACGTGCGGGTCCGGCCCGGCATCAGCAGCCTGTCCGCCCTCGTCGCCCGGCACGGGACCACGTTCAACCAGGTGGCCGGGGCGGTGCAGATCACCACCGGGCGGCGGCTCGCCCAGGGGTGGCCGGAGGGGGTGGACGATGTGCTGGTCATGCTCGACGCGCACAACACCTTCCTCCAGCACGTCGGGGAGCCCGGGGCGCACATCCACTGGGGGGCGTACGTGGGGACGGCCGATGAGATCCTGCTGGCCGGGCCGTTGGCGGAGGTCGCCCAGCAGATCGTCGCGGTGCGGGAGAAAGCGCGGGAGCGCAAGGGGTGGATCATGGACAGTTATCTCCTGCGGCGGCCCCGGCGGGGCTGACCGGGTGTGAGTTCCGCACCCTGGGATCGGGTACCGGGGTGCGATACAGTCGCGGCGCTGGTGGTTCCGCCGGATGCCTTCGGGTATCCGGTGGAGGCAAGAGGGAACCCGGTGCGAGTCCGGGACTGCCCCGCAGCGGTGAACGGGAACGAAAGCCGTCATCAAGCACTGCGCGCGAGCGTGGGAAGCGACGGCCGGTAGGCATGAGTTCTGCGCCCGTGAGTCCGAAGACCTGCCACCGGCCCGGGTACCCGACGTGGGTGCCCGGTGTCCGGAGACCTCTCGGGTGGGTCTGGGCGGACGTGGCCTCGTGCTGCGCGCTTGACGTGCCCCCAGGGTTTCCTGACGTCCGTGCACGCTCGCGAGGAGAGAGCTTGTGACCAGCGGAATCGGGGCCACCGTCCTCGGCTACCCCAGGATCGGACCGCGCCGCGAACTGAAGCGCGCGGTGGAGCGGTACTGGGCCAGCGAGATCGACCAGGACGCCCTGCTGGGTGTCGCCAAGGACCTGCGTGCCGCCACCTGGGCGGAGCTGCGGGACGCCGGGCTGGACTCCATCCCGTCGAACACGTTCTCCTTCTACGACCAGGTATTGGACACCGCCGTGCTCGTCGGCGCCGTGCCCGCCCGGTTCCAGCGGGGGAACGACCTCGACACCTACTTCGCCGCCGCGCGCGGCACCGACGAGGTGCCGCCGCTGGAGATGACGAAGTGGTTCGACACCAACTACCACTACCTGGTGCCCGAGATCGACGCGGACACCGCGTTCGCGCTCAAGGCCGACGGCAAGCCCCTCGCCGAGTACCGCGAGGCCCGCGAGCTCGGCGTCACCACCCGCCCGGTGGTCCTCGGGCCGCTGACGTTCCTGCTGCTGGCCAAGGGCGCCGATCCGCTCTCGCGCCTGGACGACCTCGTCGAGGTCTACGTCGAGCTGCTCGGCGCGCTCGCCGCCGAGGGCGTGGAGTGGGTGCAGCTGGACGAGCCCGCCTTCGCCGCCGACCGCACGCCCGAGGAGCTGGTCGCGCTCGGCCGCGCCTACACCCGCCTGTCCGGGCTGGCCGTCCGGCCGAAGATCCTGGTCACCGGCTACTACGGTTCGCTCGGCCCAGCGCTGACCGAGCTGGCCGGTACCACCGTCGAGGCCATCGGCGTGGACCTGGTGGCGGGCAACACCGACGGCATCGCCAGCGTGCCCGCGCTGCGGGACAAGACCCTGGTGCTGGGCCTGGTGGACGGGCGCAACGTGTGGCGCACCGACCTGCGCGAGGCGCTGGCCGTCGCGGCCTCGCTGCTCGGCTCCGCGCGCGAGGTGGTCGCCTCGACCTCCTCGACGCTGCTGCACGTGCCCTACGACCTGGACGCGGAAACCGGCCTGGAGCCGGAGGTCCGCTCACGCCTGGCGTTCGCGCGGCAGAAGGTCCGCGAGGTCGTGCTGCTCGGCCAGGCGCTGCGCGAGGGCGCGACCGGGGCGTGGGCCGACCAGGCCGACCAGCCCCTCGCCGAACCGCGGTACGACGAGGGCGTGCGCGCCCGCGCCGCCGCGCTGACCGCGGCCGACCGGGAGCGCGCCCCGTACGCCGAGCGCGCCGCCGAGCAGGACGCGCTCCTGGGCCTGCCGCCGTTGGCCACCACCACGATCGGCTCGTTCCCGCAGACCGGCGACATCCGCACCGCGCGTGCCGGGCTGCGCACCGGGTCGCTGACCCAGGAGCAGTACGAGGAGCGGATGCGCGCGGAGATCGAGCGCGTGATCCGGCTGCAGGAGGAGATCGGGCTGGACGTGCTGGTGCACGGCGAGCCCGAGCGCAACGACATGGTGCAGTACTTCGCCGAGCTCCTCGACGGCTGCGCCACCACCGAGCTGGGCTGGGTGCAGTCCTACGGTTCGCGGTGCGTGCGCCCGCCGATCATCCACGGCGACGTCACCCGCCCCACGCCGATGACGGTGGCGTGGAGCACCTACGCACAGTCGCTGACGGACAAGCCGGTCAAGGGCATGCTCACCGGCCCGGTCACGATCCTGGCGTGGTCGTTCGTGCGCGACGACCAGCCGCTGGGCCGGACCGCCGACCAGGTGGCCCTGGCGCTGCGCGAGGAGATCGCCGACCTGGAGGCCGCGGGCATCCGCATCATCCAGGTCGACGAGCCCGCCCTGCGCGAGCTGCTGCCGCTGCGCGCGGCCGAGCAGCCGGACTACCTCGAGTGGTCGGTCGGCTCCTTCCGCCTCGCGGTGGCGGGCGCGGCCCCGGGCACGCAGATCCACACGCACCTCTGCTACTCGGAGTTCAGCGAGGTCATCGACGCGATCGACGGCCTGGGCGCGGACGTGACCACCATCGAGGCCGCGCGGTCCAAGATGGAGGTGCTGGACGACTTGCGCGCCACCGGTTTCAGCCGGGGTGTCGGGCCGGGGGTGTACGACATCCACTCGCCGCGTGTGCCCAGCCAGGAGGAGATCACCGAGCTGGTGGCCGCCGCCGCGGCCGCGATCCCGCCGAAGCGCCTGTGGATCAACCCCGACTGCGGCCTGAAGACCCGCGGTTACGCCGAGGTCGACCCCGCGCTGCGCCACCTGGTGCACGCCGCCAAGGCGGTGCGGGAGAAGCTGGGCTGAGGCCCAGGGGTGCGGTGCGCGGGAGGGACCCCCGCGCACCGCACCATTCCCCACCACGTCTTTTCGCCCACAGTGAAAGCCGCCACCCGACCCGGTGACCACTGGTGGTGACCGCCCGGTCACAGTGCTACGTTCGGCCCAACGTACTACTACGTCTGGGGAGACGGCGTTGAAGCGCTCGTTCATGCGGTTGTGGTTGGCAGTACTGGGAATCCTCGCGCTGACCGGGGTGCTGGTGCCCGGCTCGGCGCTGGCCGTGGACTACCCGGGTGGCAAGCGGATCTACGCGGTCACCGTCGGGCAGGTCGCGCCGGTGGGCACGGCGCCCACGGGCAAGGAGTTCTCCCGGCTGGCCATGTACTACTTCAACGGGGACGGGACGGTGCGGGAGGCGTTCTGGTTCTGGAGCTGGGACCAGGGGTACCCGTCGCCGGTGATCCGCACGAGCTCGGCCGGGTGCGACAACTGCGCGATCCACACCGCGGGCGGGTTCCAGGCCGGGGCGAAGACCAAGGAGCTCAACGGGAAGTACGCCGTCAGTGGCAACAAGCTCACGATCACCTGGTCGAACGGGGCCGTGGAGTACTGGAACGTGGCCACGCCCGAGCCCGGGATCAGTGTCATCGGACTGACCGGGTCCAGCTACGGCGCGAACGTGGGGCAGGGCTACGGCAGCAACGCCAGCAGCGACCTGTCGGTGCCGATCACCAAGCTGCCCAAGAAGGTCTACCTCGGCCGCTACCACCACAACCTCTACATCGTCGACACCGGGAAGCTGTCCTCGGACACCGCGCCGTCCAAACTGGACCTGGCCCAGGCGGGGTGGAAGCAGTGCAACGAGAACTGCCTCAGCGGTGCCTTCCCCGCCTCGGAGAACGCCTGCACCAAATGCGGCGCCGGTGAGCAGCGGGTGAACCGCACCTACCTGGCCTCCGAGGGCGGTCGGAAGAACTACTACGAGCACTTCTGCACCTGCCTGCGCCAGGGCACCACCCCGTGTTACGCCGGGGGTTCGCACGTCAAGCCGGAACTGCAGGTCATCGACGACTCCGGACGCTTCCGCGGCTGGGTCGGCGTCGAGGCGCAGAACCGGGTCGCCCAGCGCGGCACCCTCGGGGTGCACTGGCACACCGACGTCTGAGCCGGGTTGCTGGGAGGGGCGCGGGTCGTCCGCGCCCCGCGCCGCGTGAGCTGCTGACACGGCGCGTGATTCCGTGTTGTCGCAGACGGTTCGCGTGTTGTGGTCCTTGTCGGCGATGATCCGTTCGGGTTGCCGTGGGATGCTGGTGGCTCCTCACGCAACCTTGGTCGGGGGCGTCCAGGTCCGGATCGGCGAGTTGGTGGCGGACCCGGTCTTGGCCGGGGCGCGTGGGACCGTGGGCAGATCGAGGAGCTTGCTGGTCAGATCGTCCCGGAAGCGGCCGGTGGTCCGCAGCCGCTGATCCAGTCCACAGTGGACTTGTTGGTGGTGGAGGAGGGAGTCGAACCCTCCGTGTCGCGAGGACGCCCGAGTTACAGTCGGGTGAGGCTCCACAGCCCCGTCTCCACCCAGCAAAAAAGCCGCCCGGCTGGGACGGCTCCACCTCACCTGGCGCGGTGTGCGTCAGGTTGGGGAACCGCGTTCCTGATACCGGGTGCTCGTCATGGCTGCTCCTCCGTGGTGGTGTGGGGACAGCCTGCCTGGGGATCCTGTTCTGGGACAACCGAATATCCGGGCTGCCAGAACCGGGCGGGTTGTGGCTGGCCCTGGCGACTGTGGGGCGGTCGTGCTCGGGGGTGGTGGTGGCCGTGCGGGTTGAACCGGCCAATGGGGACATTACCGTCAGTGGGGGACAGCGGCATTGACCAAGTAAAGAAGGTTTCCTAATCTCGGGTCATGTCTGAGCCTCCGCCACGTCTCCAGGAGCACTACGACGACAGCATGCGGCGGTTCTCCCGTCGCAGCGCACTCCGGTTCGGAGCCCTCGGTGGGGCCACGATCGCCGCTGGTGGGGTGCTCGCCCCGGTTGCCGCGGCCAGTTCGCCCACCGTGTTGGTGCATGCCGAGACCGTTGCCGGGGCCGCGTTGCGGCCGTTCGGGCGGCATCTTGCCTTCGGGGCCGACTCCTCGCGGTCGGTGGTGGTGTCCTGGCAGGTGCCCGCGCAGGTGAGCGCGCCCTACCTGCGGTTCGGCACCTCGCCGGGGGAGTACGGGCAGGCCGTGCCCGCCGAGGTGCGTGCGCTGACCAGCGACCTTGCCTGGCAGCAGCCCGACCACACCTTCTCGCCGCACCTGGCCAAGGCCATCACGCAGTACTACCTGCACGTGCGCCTCGACGACCTGGTGCCCGGCACCACCTACTACTACGTGCTGGGGCACCAGGGTTACGACCCGTTGACCAGTGGGCGGCTCGGCGAGGTCGCGACCTTCCGGACCGCGCCCACCCCGGCGAGCACCGGGGCGTTCTCCTTCACCGCCTTCGGGGACCAGGGTGTCGGGTACAACGCGCTGGCCACCAACAGCCTCGTCGCCGACCTCGCGCCGCGGTTCCACCTGGCCATGGGGGACATGAGCTACGCGCTCAACGGTGAGGGCGGCCACCCGGCCGAGGACGTCTACGACGCCCGCAAGTGGGACTCCTTCTTCGCCCAGAACGAGCCCATCGCCGCGGAGATCCCGTGGATGGTCTCTCTCGGCAACCACGAGATGGAGGGCTGGTACGACTACCACGGCTACGGCGGCATGCGCGCCCGCTTCACCATGCCGGACAACGCCTGGACCGGGTCGACCTGCATCTACTCCTGGCGGTACCAGAACGTCGGGATGATCAGCCTGGACGGCAACGACATCTGCTACAACAGCCCGGCCAACCTCAACTACACCGAGGGCAGGCAGCAGGAGTGGCTGGCCGCGCAGCTGGCGAGGTTCCGCGCCGATGCCACGATCGACTTCATCGTCGTCTACTGCCACCAGTGCACCTACTCCACCTCCGACTCCAACGGCGCCGAGCTGGGGGCACAGCAGAAGTGGGCGCCGCTGTTCGACCGCTACCAGGTGGACCTGGTGCTCAACGGGCACAACCACGTCTACGAGCGCACCGACCCCATCCGTGCGGGCAAGGCCGGTAGGAAAGCGCCTTCCCGGAGCACGGTCGACCCGGTGCGCGACGGCACCACCTACATCACCGCCGGGGGCGGTGGAGAGAGCGTCAACAAGTGGGTGGACCGGAGCATCGCCGACTCCTACCTGGGCAACGTCAAGGACGCCACCGCCACCATGCGCGTGGACGAGGAGGACGGCACCGAGAACAAGATCAAGGTCGGCTGGTCGCGGGTGCGCTACCGGGGCTACAGCCTGGTGGTGGCCGAGGTGACCCCGGCGGTCAACGGCAACCCCGCCCAGCTGGTCGTCCGCGCGCTCACCGAGAAGGGCGCGGTGCTCGACGAGATCACCGTGCGCAGGAGCTGATCCCCATGGCGCAGAAGCAACGCCCCCTCGGCCGCCACCTGGCCTACGGCGCGGACCCGTCGACGCAGGTGGTGGTCTCCTGGCAGGTGCTGGACCCGGTGACCGGGCCGTACCTGCGGCTGGCAACGGGCTCCGGCGGGTTCGGCCAGCCGATCGCCGCCGAGCCGCGCAGGCTGGACAGCCAGCTGTCCTGGCAGCAGCCCGAGCACGAGTTCCCGCCGCACGCCCCGGCCAGCATGAGCCAGCACTACCTGCACGTGCGGCTGGGCAACCTGACGCCGGGCACGACCTACCGGTACGTGGTGGGCCACCAGGGCTACGACCCCCTCGCGAGCGGCCGCATCGGCGAGATCGCCACCTTCCGCACCGCCCCGAGCGCCGGTGCGGGCACCCCGTTCACCTTCACCGCGGTCGGCGACCACGGCGTGGGCTACAACGCGCGCAGACTCAACAGCCTGGTGGCCGACCTGGCGCCGAGCTTCCACCTGTCCCTGGGCAACCTCGCCTACGCCATCACCAAGGGCACCGAGAACGCCGAGGGCGGCCACACCGGCACCGACCGGTTCGACGCGGGCCGCTGGGACTCCCACCTCGCCCAGAACGACCCCCTGGCCAGCGGTCTGCCCTGGATGGTCACCCCGGGCAACCGGGAGATGGAGCACTGGTACGGCGCACCCGGCTACGCGGGGCTCAAGGCGCGGTTCACCATGCCGGACAACGCCTGGAACGGTGCCACCGGCGCCTACTCCTGGCGGTACCAGAACCTCGGGCTGCTCAGCCTGGACGGCAACGACATCTGCTCCCGCAACTCCGCGAACCTCGACTACAGCAAGGGCAAGCAGCTGTCCTGGCTGGACGCCCAGCTGGGGAGGTTCCGCGCGGACCGCACGATCGACTTCGTGGTGGTGTACCTGCACCACGCCACCTACTCCACCGCGGACGCGGGCGGCGCCGAGGCCGTGGCCCAGCAGAAGTGGGCGCCGCTGTTCGACAAGCACAAGGTCGACCTGGTGCTCAACGCCCACAACCGCCTCTACGAGCGCACCGACCCGATCCGCGCGGGCAAGGCCACCAAACAGGTCAAGCCCCGCGGCACGGTCGTCCCGGCCACCGACGGCACCACCTACGTCACGGTCGGCGGCGGCGGGCAGGCACTCGACGCCTTCTACCAGGACGCGCCGGAGAGCTACCTGGACCACGAGAACACCGGCGGCACGCCGACGATGAAGTGCTTCAAGAAGAACAGCACCAGCCACACCGACACCAAGGTGGGCTGGTCGCGGGTGCGCTACCGGGGCTATGGGCTGGTCGCGGTCGAGGTGAGCCCGGCGGTGAACGGCGCGGTGGCACGGATGGTGCTGCGGTCCTTGGCGGAGGACGGCACCCCGGTCGACGAGATCACCGTCCGCCGCGCCTAGGTCGTGCCCGGGCGGGTCGGCGAACCCGGCCCGCCCGCGGCCTCGATCACCTCGCCGAGCAGGTCGCGTGCCCCGGCCAGCTCGACCAGGGCCCGTTCGATGCGCGCCTTCTCCGCCTCCAGCTCCGCGACGAGCCGGGGCGTGGCGCGTTCGGACGGGCCGCCGTCGGCATCGCGCATGCACGGCAGCAGCTCGGCGATCTTGCGGCTGTGCAGGCCCGCCGCGAACAGCTCCTGCACCCGGATGACGCGGTCCACGGCCGACTCCGGGTAGTCGCGGTGCCCGCCGGGCGTGCGCGTGGGCAGCAGCAGTCCCTGTTCCTCGTAGTAGCGCAGGGACCGTTCACTCACGCCGGTCCGCCGGGCCAGCTCACCGATGCGCACGCGTGCCTCCGCGACTTGAACTTCACACTGGTGTCAGGTTCTACCGTACCGGCATGACAACCCCGCCCTACCTCTACCGCCCGATCGTCGACCGCCCGCCGCTGCGCTGGCCCGGGGGCAAGCGGGTCGCGGTCTACGTGGGGCTCAACGTCGAGCACTTCGTGCCCGGCCTGCCGTCCACCAGCATCTGGCCGCCGACCGCCGAGCTGGTGCCCGACCCGCTCAACCACGGCTGGCGCGACTACGGCAACCGCGTCGGCATCTGGCGCCTGGCCGGGATCCTGGACCGGCACGGCGTGCGCGCCAGCGTGCTGCTCAACTCCGCCGTGGCCGAGCACTATCCGCGGATCATCGAGGCGGGCCGGGCCCGGGACTGGGCGTGGCTGGCGCACGGCCGCACGAACTCCGTGCTGCACAACGGGTTCGGGCCGCAGGAGGAACGGGAGGTGCTCACCGACATCGTGCGCACGATCACCGAGGCCACCGGGCGGCCGCCGCGGGGCTGGATGGGCCCGGCGCTGTCGGAGACCGAGCACACGCCGGAGCTGCTGGCCGAGCTGGGGTTCGGCTACCTGCTGGACTGGACCAACGACGACCAGCCCTACGAGCTGACCGTGCCCGGCATGCTCAGCGTGCCTTACACGGTCGAGCTCAACGACCTGCAGGTCTTCGCCAAGCACACCGGGCCGGACTTCCTGGAGATGGTCAAGGACGCGCACGAGGTGCTGGCCGAGGAGGGCGGACGGGTGCTGCCGCTCGCGCTGCACCCGTTCGTCATCGGCCAGCCCTTCCGCGCCAAGTACCTGGACCTGGCGCTCGGCTACCTCGCCGCCCAGCCGGACGTGTGGCTGACCACCAGCGACGAGATCGCCGAGCACTACCGCGGCACGCTCAGCCGGTGAGGTCCAGGCGGGGCCACGACGCCAGCGCCGCCAACAACCCCCGGTCGTGCGTGGCCACGACCACCGCCGCCCGCGTCGCGGACACCGCCTCGGTCAGCTCGTCCACCAGCGCGGGCGAGAGGTGGTTGGTCGGCTCGTCGAAGACCAGCAGGTCCGGCCGCGAGGCCAGCCGCAGCGCGAGGTCCAGGCGGCGCTGCTGCCCCAGGGACAGCCGTGCCACCGGCGTGCGGGCGGCCTCGCGGTCCAGCAGCCCCGAGGCGGTGGGCGACCCGGCCAGCCCGCGCCGCTCGAACAGCTGCCACGCGGTCAGCTCGCCCGGCCACTCCGGCACCTCCTGCGCGACCAGCTCGACCCGCGCCCCCGGCACCCGGTGCACCCGCCCCCGCACCGGCGCCAGCGCCCCGGTCAGCAGGGCGAGCAGCGTGGACTTGCCGGAACCGTTGGCCCCGGTGACCAGCAGCCGGTCCCCGCCGTCGACGGTGATCGACACCGGACGCTCCAGCCGCCCGGGCACCCGCACCTCCTCCACCCGGACCAGCCCGGCCCCGGCCCGGGTACCGGACTCCGGCCAGCGCAACGACATCGGCGGCTCGGGCACGGTGACCCGGTGCGCGGCCAGGTCCTCGCGCGCCCGGTTGAGCGCCTGCACCACGCCGGGCGCGCGGGACTGGCGCTGGTGCTTGCCGGTGCCCTTGTCCGGGCGCCAGCCGGTGCTCAGCCGGTTGCGCGCCTGGTCCAGGGCGGCGGCCAGCTCCCGCTGCGAAGCCTGCTGCTCCTCGTACTCCTGCACCCAGCGCGCCCGGTCCCGCCGCCGACCCTCCCGCCAGGCGGCGTAACCCCCGGCGTACAGGCGCGGCCGGCCGTCCTGGCTGGGGTCCAGGTCGAGGAACTCGGTCGCGACCTCGCGCAGCAGCGTGCGGTCGTGGCTGACCAGGGCCAGCCCGCCGCGGTGGCTGCGCAGGCGTTCGGTGAGGAAGGCCAGGCCCCCGGCGTCGAGGTGGTTGCTGGGCTCGTCCAGCAGCAGCAGGTCGTGCCCGGCGCTGAGCAGGCAGGCCAGGCGCACGCGGTAGCGCTGCCCGACCGAGAGCGTGCGCAGCTCGCGGTCCCGGTCGGTGCAGGCGCCCAGCCCGGCCAGCGCGATGTCCAGGCGCCGCTCGGCGTCCCAGGCGTCCAGGCGGGTGGCGGCCTCCAGGGCCCGCGCGTACTCCTCGTCGGCGTCGGCACCCCGCGTGAGCGCGTCGGTGGCGAGGTCGAGGGCGTGCAGGGCGGCCCGGGAGGCGTGCAGCGCCTCCTCGGTCAGCGAACCGACCGTGCCCGCGGCGTCCAGTGCCTGCCGGGACAGGCCGAACGTGCCGACCCGGTGCACAGTCCCCTGGTCGGGCACGCGCAGCCCGGCGAGCACGTGCAGCAGCGTGGTCTTGCCGCGCCCGTTCTCCCCGACCACGGCCAGGCGGGACCGGGTGGAGACGGTGACGGACAGGTCGGTGAACAGCGCGCGCCCGCCGAGGGTGACCGACACCCCGGTGGCGCGCAGATGGGAAACGTTGGTGGACAAGAGGATGCTCCGCAGCTCTGGGAGGAGCCGGGCAGCACTGGACGCGCCGCCCGGTACAGGACCGGAACGGCGGGCAGGGAGGAGAACCCGGTGCGCCGCCGTCAGGCGGGGGACCAGGGGCGCATGACCGCGCGCGAACCCGCGAAGCACATGGCGGCCACGGTAGCCGCGGCCGGGGGAGCGGCCAACCGAATAAAAGAGCCCGGTGCGCGGATCAACCGCGCACCGGGCAACCGCCGGGCAGGTGCTGGCCTCTAGTCGCCAGGCGGGTGACTCAGCACGACCACGCCGTCGTGGTCGCTGACCAGGTACTCGCCGGGCCGGAAGGTGACCCCGCCGAAGGCCACCTCCACGTCCACCTCGCCGAGCCCGGCCTTGCCGCTGCGGCGCGGGTTGGTGCCCAGCGCCTTGATGCCCAGGTCCAGCGTGGCCAGCACCGCGCTGTCCCGGACCGCGCCCCGGATGAGCAGGCCGTGCCAGCCGTTGGCCCGCGCCGTGGCCGCGATCTGGTCGCCGACCAGGGCCGTGTGCACCGAGGCGCCGCCGTCGACCACCAGGACCCGGCCCTCGCCGTTCTCCGACAGGACCGCCTTGACCAGCGCGTTGTCGTGCTGGCAGCGGACCGTGCG
Proteins encoded in this region:
- a CDS encoding MBL fold metallo-hydrolase — translated: MKVHHLNCGTMDMRQPLVCHVLLLEAPTGLVLVDTGYGLKDIESPATRLGPTRHITKPVLRQHETAIRQVEALGHKASDVRHILLTHLDFDHAGGLADFPDAEIHTTATEWQAASNPRTAAERSRYHQSHWSHTTNITTHTPTGEPWFGFPAAKPLDHLAPGLVMIPLPGHTRGHTGYAINQDDTWLFHTGDAFYDHRALTRTTWQGRLSRTVENLLAADRTLMRANRARLAELRDNPAIRMFSAHDPLMLTNARGAAASS
- the cobF gene encoding precorrin-6A synthase (deacetylating), with product MEIVGIGAGDPGHVTVEAVEALRRMDVVFFLDKAGQARELSDLRQLILDTHVPGGGYRVVRAEDPQRDRATPAYAQAVDDWRARRAEVCERMILEHLGDGETGAFLVWGDPSLYDSIIAVVDDVLGRGNADFDVRVRPGISSLSALVARHGTTFNQVAGAVQITTGRRLAQGWPEGVDDVLVMLDAHNTFLQHVGEPGAHIHWGAYVGTADEILLAGPLAEVAQQIVAVREKARERKGWIMDSYLLRRPRRG
- the metE gene encoding 5-methyltetrahydropteroyltriglutamate--homocysteine S-methyltransferase, whose protein sequence is MTSGIGATVLGYPRIGPRRELKRAVERYWASEIDQDALLGVAKDLRAATWAELRDAGLDSIPSNTFSFYDQVLDTAVLVGAVPARFQRGNDLDTYFAAARGTDEVPPLEMTKWFDTNYHYLVPEIDADTAFALKADGKPLAEYREARELGVTTRPVVLGPLTFLLLAKGADPLSRLDDLVEVYVELLGALAAEGVEWVQLDEPAFAADRTPEELVALGRAYTRLSGLAVRPKILVTGYYGSLGPALTELAGTTVEAIGVDLVAGNTDGIASVPALRDKTLVLGLVDGRNVWRTDLREALAVAASLLGSAREVVASTSSTLLHVPYDLDAETGLEPEVRSRLAFARQKVREVVLLGQALREGATGAWADQADQPLAEPRYDEGVRARAAALTAADRERAPYAERAAEQDALLGLPPLATTTIGSFPQTGDIRTARAGLRTGSLTQEQYEERMRAEIERVIRLQEEIGLDVLVHGEPERNDMVQYFAELLDGCATTELGWVQSYGSRCVRPPIIHGDVTRPTPMTVAWSTYAQSLTDKPVKGMLTGPVTILAWSFVRDDQPLGRTADQVALALREEIADLEAAGIRIIQVDEPALRELLPLRAAEQPDYLEWSVGSFRLAVAGAAPGTQIHTHLCYSEFSEVIDAIDGLGADVTTIEAARSKMEVLDDLRATGFSRGVGPGVYDIHSPRVPSQEEITELVAAAAAAIPPKRLWINPDCGLKTRGYAEVDPALRHLVHAAKAVREKLG
- a CDS encoding purple acid phosphatase family protein, whose product is MSEPPPRLQEHYDDSMRRFSRRSALRFGALGGATIAAGGVLAPVAAASSPTVLVHAETVAGAALRPFGRHLAFGADSSRSVVVSWQVPAQVSAPYLRFGTSPGEYGQAVPAEVRALTSDLAWQQPDHTFSPHLAKAITQYYLHVRLDDLVPGTTYYYVLGHQGYDPLTSGRLGEVATFRTAPTPASTGAFSFTAFGDQGVGYNALATNSLVADLAPRFHLAMGDMSYALNGEGGHPAEDVYDARKWDSFFAQNEPIAAEIPWMVSLGNHEMEGWYDYHGYGGMRARFTMPDNAWTGSTCIYSWRYQNVGMISLDGNDICYNSPANLNYTEGRQQEWLAAQLARFRADATIDFIVVYCHQCTYSTSDSNGAELGAQQKWAPLFDRYQVDLVLNGHNHVYERTDPIRAGKAGRKAPSRSTVDPVRDGTTYITAGGGGESVNKWVDRSIADSYLGNVKDATATMRVDEEDGTENKIKVGWSRVRYRGYSLVVAEVTPAVNGNPAQLVVRALTEKGAVLDEITVRRS
- a CDS encoding purple acid phosphatase family protein, which translates into the protein MAQKQRPLGRHLAYGADPSTQVVVSWQVLDPVTGPYLRLATGSGGFGQPIAAEPRRLDSQLSWQQPEHEFPPHAPASMSQHYLHVRLGNLTPGTTYRYVVGHQGYDPLASGRIGEIATFRTAPSAGAGTPFTFTAVGDHGVGYNARRLNSLVADLAPSFHLSLGNLAYAITKGTENAEGGHTGTDRFDAGRWDSHLAQNDPLASGLPWMVTPGNREMEHWYGAPGYAGLKARFTMPDNAWNGATGAYSWRYQNLGLLSLDGNDICSRNSANLDYSKGKQLSWLDAQLGRFRADRTIDFVVVYLHHATYSTADAGGAEAVAQQKWAPLFDKHKVDLVLNAHNRLYERTDPIRAGKATKQVKPRGTVVPATDGTTYVTVGGGGQALDAFYQDAPESYLDHENTGGTPTMKCFKKNSTSHTDTKVGWSRVRYRGYGLVAVEVSPAVNGAVARMVLRSLAEDGTPVDEITVRRA
- a CDS encoding MerR family transcriptional regulator; the encoded protein is MRIGELARRTGVSERSLRYYEEQGLLLPTRTPGGHRDYPESAVDRVIRVQELFAAGLHSRKIAELLPCMRDADGGPSERATPRLVAELEAEKARIERALVELAGARDLLGEVIEAAGGPGSPTRPGTT